In Halococcus hamelinensis 100A6, a single genomic region encodes these proteins:
- a CDS encoding AAA domain-containing protein encodes MYKRQVETRYGERDLAELTLRPDGGRADPVTLTCWGKWAETADYARAGMDVLTVGVEANDYDGEGGYATTGDSRVVLQPDYLVNVTDVRSWVQCPRLEYLNSMSGIPLNYPVVKGTIVHEVFSDLLRGSEVEASIDDRVEEAGLDLGLLGRDPEQVRADVADHARAIDGWLRQGTLDDEDEWRSEQTLISERYGLKGRADAVRRGSPVELKTGKNTKSEPRFQDKIQVACYALLLGERGPAPDTGTLIYTKNAALDRSEEDGDLSPAKDFSLNDGLLGYVVRQRNRLVAMALDSTVPTGYEANARCEYCFEQDTCMVVSGRLDQESKAGGIGSALPAEERAYFARFYRAIEAERRAVHREYAKLWTQTPEERADADRALIDLEPVGKTEVDGGWELRARCDDPVSKIREGDVVLASDGDPVYGTAEMGRVLELDDEVVVSTEEPVDLRRLDVYPSEMGVDGMLTALHNAVLAGDPDRKDVLFGRREPEFREVDEEFIPNNPAQNRAVRLAVGADDCALVHGPPGTGKTYTIARTIQALVERGERVLLSGFTNRAVDNALEALREQGFEEFVRVGTEHGVRADMQGFRLETRGDPEARARELEDAPVVAATTASCGSRVMREESFDVALVDEAGQLTEPATLAAVTLADRFVLVGDHQQLPPVVQAADAADESDIEIESTTDPASARSDGGVATDAADLSRSLFERLVDAHPDASVLLDTQYRMAQRIQAFPSSEFYDGALRPASPDVATQHLTDLPGVDDDALPEHLRDRVAFVDPDGTARGNTNPTEVERVGETVDAFVAAGLAPDDVGVIAPFRAQAAAIRRRVPDVTVDTVDRFQGSAKEVIVVSFVATGTLDSPVFEDPRRVNVALTRAKKALVLVGDREALTSDERYARMVEWAE; translated from the coding sequence GACAGGTCGAGACCCGGTACGGCGAACGCGACCTCGCCGAACTCACGCTCCGACCGGACGGGGGTCGTGCCGACCCCGTGACGCTGACCTGCTGGGGGAAGTGGGCCGAAACCGCGGACTACGCCCGAGCGGGGATGGACGTGCTCACCGTCGGCGTCGAGGCGAACGACTACGACGGTGAGGGGGGATACGCCACGACCGGCGATTCGCGGGTGGTGCTCCAGCCCGACTACCTCGTGAACGTCACCGACGTTCGCTCGTGGGTCCAGTGTCCCAGGTTGGAGTACCTCAACTCGATGTCCGGAATCCCGCTCAATTACCCGGTGGTGAAGGGAACCATCGTCCACGAGGTCTTCTCCGACCTGCTTCGGGGGAGCGAGGTCGAGGCTTCGATCGACGACCGGGTCGAGGAGGCGGGTCTCGACCTCGGGCTCCTCGGCCGCGACCCCGAGCAGGTCCGGGCGGACGTGGCCGACCACGCCCGCGCCATCGACGGCTGGCTCCGGCAGGGCACGCTCGACGACGAGGACGAGTGGCGCTCCGAGCAGACCCTGATCAGCGAACGCTACGGCCTCAAAGGTCGGGCCGACGCGGTCCGTCGGGGTTCCCCCGTAGAACTGAAAACTGGGAAGAACACGAAGAGCGAGCCGCGATTCCAGGACAAGATCCAGGTCGCCTGTTATGCGCTTCTCCTTGGGGAGCGCGGACCCGCACCCGATACGGGTACCCTCATCTACACGAAGAACGCCGCGCTCGACAGGAGCGAGGAGGACGGCGACCTCTCGCCCGCGAAGGACTTCTCGCTCAACGACGGTTTGCTCGGCTACGTCGTCCGCCAGCGCAACCGGCTGGTCGCGATGGCGCTCGATTCGACGGTACCGACGGGCTACGAGGCCAACGCGCGGTGTGAGTACTGTTTCGAACAGGACACCTGCATGGTGGTCTCGGGCCGGCTCGACCAGGAATCGAAGGCGGGGGGGATCGGGAGCGCGCTGCCCGCCGAGGAACGCGCGTACTTCGCGCGGTTCTATCGGGCCATCGAGGCCGAGCGCCGTGCGGTCCACCGGGAGTACGCGAAGCTCTGGACCCAGACCCCCGAAGAGCGCGCCGACGCCGACCGGGCGCTCATCGACCTCGAACCAGTAGGCAAAACCGAGGTCGACGGCGGCTGGGAACTCCGTGCGCGGTGTGACGACCCGGTCTCGAAGATCCGCGAGGGCGACGTGGTGCTCGCGAGCGACGGCGACCCCGTCTACGGCACCGCCGAGATGGGTCGGGTGCTCGAACTCGACGACGAGGTCGTGGTGAGCACGGAGGAGCCGGTCGACCTCCGCCGGCTCGACGTCTACCCCTCGGAGATGGGGGTCGACGGGATGCTCACGGCGCTCCACAACGCGGTGCTGGCCGGCGACCCCGACCGGAAGGACGTGCTCTTCGGACGGCGCGAGCCCGAATTTCGGGAGGTCGACGAGGAATTCATCCCGAACAACCCCGCCCAGAACCGGGCGGTGCGGCTCGCGGTCGGGGCCGACGACTGCGCGCTGGTCCACGGCCCGCCGGGCACCGGGAAGACCTACACCATCGCGCGCACCATCCAGGCGTTGGTCGAGCGCGGCGAACGCGTCCTCCTCTCGGGATTCACGAACCGCGCGGTCGACAACGCACTGGAGGCGCTCCGCGAGCAGGGGTTCGAGGAGTTCGTTCGCGTGGGGACCGAACACGGGGTCCGTGCGGACATGCAGGGCTTCAGACTCGAAACCCGCGGCGACCCCGAGGCGCGGGCACGGGAGCTGGAGGACGCGCCCGTGGTGGCGGCGACGACGGCGAGCTGTGGCTCGCGGGTCATGCGCGAGGAGTCCTTCGACGTCGCGCTGGTCGACGAGGCGGGCCAGCTCACCGAACCCGCGACGCTCGCGGCGGTCACGCTCGCCGACCGATTCGTGCTCGTCGGCGACCACCAGCAGCTCCCGCCAGTGGTCCAGGCCGCGGACGCGGCCGACGAGAGCGATATCGAGATCGAATCGACGACCGATCCGGCGTCCGCGCGGTCGGATGGCGGCGTCGCCACGGATGCAGCCGACCTCTCGCGGTCGCTGTTCGAGCGGCTGGTCGACGCCCATCCCGACGCGTCGGTGCTGCTCGACACCCAGTACCGGATGGCGCAACGAATTCAGGCCTTCCCGTCGAGCGAGTTCTACGACGGCGCGCTCAGGCCCGCCTCGCCTGACGTGGCCACCCAGCACCTCACGGACCTGCCGGGCGTGGACGACGACGCGCTCCCCGAACACCTCCGCGACCGCGTGGCGTTCGTCGACCCCGACGGGACGGCGCGGGGCAACACCAACCCCACCGAAGTCGAGAGGGTGGGCGAGACGGTCGACGCGTTCGTCGCGGCGGGTCTCGCGCCCGACGACGTCGGCGTCATCGCGCCGTTCCGCGCCCAGGCCGCGGCGATCCGCCGGCGGGTGCCCGACGTGACCGTGGACACCGTCGACCGGTTTCAGGGCTCGGCGAAGGAGGTCATCGTCGTCTCGTTCGTCGCGACCGGCACGCTGGACTCGCCGGTCTTCGAGGACCCGCGGCGGGTGAACGTCGCGCTCACGCGGGCGAAGAAGGCGCTCGTGCTCGTCGGCGACCGCGAGGCGCTCACGTCCGACGAGCGCTACGCCCGGATGGTCGAGTGGGCCGAGTAG